Proteins from a genomic interval of Mycolicibacterium grossiae:
- a CDS encoding YqgE/AlgH family protein produces MAQSDDPEDFLAPASHRVRAGTLLLANTDLLEPTFRRSVIYVVEHNDGGTLGVVLNRPSETPVYNVLPQWTKLAAKPKTMFVGGPVKRDSALCLATLRVGMDTSTVPGLRHVQGRIAMVDLDADPDEIAPAIEGVRIYAGYSGWTIGQLEGEIERDDWIVLSALPSDVLVEPRVDLWGRVLRRQPLPLSMLATHPIDVSRN; encoded by the coding sequence GTGGCGCAGTCAGACGATCCGGAGGACTTCCTGGCGCCTGCGTCGCACCGCGTGCGTGCCGGCACGCTGCTGCTGGCCAACACCGATCTGTTGGAGCCGACGTTCCGGCGCAGCGTCATCTACGTCGTCGAGCACAACGACGGCGGCACCCTCGGCGTCGTCCTGAACCGGCCGAGTGAGACGCCGGTGTACAACGTGCTGCCGCAGTGGACCAAGCTCGCCGCGAAGCCGAAGACGATGTTCGTCGGCGGACCCGTGAAGCGCGACTCGGCGCTGTGCCTCGCGACGCTGCGCGTCGGCATGGACACCAGCACGGTGCCCGGGCTGCGGCACGTCCAGGGCCGCATCGCGATGGTCGACCTCGACGCCGACCCCGACGAGATCGCCCCCGCCATCGAGGGTGTGCGGATCTATGCCGGGTACTCGGGCTGGACCATCGGTCAGCTCGAGGGCGAGATCGAGCGCGATGACTGGATCGTGCTCTCGGCGCTGCCGTCCGACGTGCTCGTCGAACCTCGGGTGGACCTGTGGGGACGCGTGCTGCGGCGCCAGCCGCTACCGCTGTCGATGCTGGCGACCCACCCGATCGACGTCAGCCGCAACTAG
- a CDS encoding MFS transporter, whose product MRELPEFRRLLELRIVSQFGDGLFQAALAGALLFNPERAAEPWAIAGAFAVLFLPYSLLGPFAGALLDRWDRRLVLVGANLVRLVLVLGVATLLAYGAGDLWILCGALIVNGFTRFVSSGLSAALPHVVPRDQVVTMNSVATASGAVAAFAGANFMLLPRWLFGSGDTGASVIIFLAAIPVVLALVFSIRFRPRALGPDDTRRAVHGSVAYVVATGWGYGLRTVAAVPTVSATLTGLAAHRVAFGINTLLVLILVRHSGSHDVAGLGTVVLFVAATGLGSFLATLVTPTFVARWGRFATANGALAAAALVQLCGIGLQLPVMTVCGFLLGALGQVVKLCADTAMQIDVDDALRGHVFTVQDSLFWVSFIAAIAASAAVIPDDGHSVGLAAAGAVAYLLGLAGHAYVGRRTRPGTSPV is encoded by the coding sequence ATGCGCGAACTCCCGGAGTTCCGGCGGCTGCTCGAACTTCGGATCGTCAGCCAGTTCGGCGACGGACTGTTCCAGGCCGCATTGGCCGGCGCCCTGCTGTTCAACCCGGAGCGCGCCGCGGAGCCGTGGGCCATCGCCGGCGCCTTCGCCGTGCTGTTCCTGCCCTACTCGCTGCTCGGGCCGTTCGCGGGAGCGCTGCTCGACCGGTGGGACCGCCGCCTGGTGCTGGTCGGCGCCAACCTGGTGCGGCTGGTGCTCGTGCTCGGCGTCGCCACGCTGCTGGCCTACGGGGCCGGCGACCTGTGGATCCTGTGCGGCGCCCTGATCGTCAACGGCTTCACGCGGTTCGTGTCGTCGGGCCTGTCGGCGGCCCTGCCGCACGTCGTGCCCCGCGACCAGGTCGTCACGATGAACTCGGTGGCCACCGCGAGCGGCGCGGTGGCCGCCTTCGCGGGCGCCAACTTCATGCTGCTGCCGCGGTGGCTGTTCGGCTCCGGCGACACCGGCGCCTCGGTGATCATCTTCCTGGCCGCGATCCCGGTCGTGCTGGCGCTGGTCTTCTCGATCCGCTTCCGCCCTCGTGCGCTGGGCCCGGACGACACCCGCCGCGCCGTGCACGGGTCGGTGGCCTACGTGGTGGCCACCGGCTGGGGCTACGGCCTGCGCACCGTGGCGGCCGTGCCGACGGTGTCCGCCACGCTGACCGGGCTGGCGGCCCACCGCGTCGCGTTCGGCATCAACACCCTGCTGGTCCTGATCCTGGTTCGCCACAGCGGCAGCCACGACGTCGCCGGGCTGGGCACCGTGGTGCTGTTCGTCGCCGCCACCGGTCTGGGCTCGTTCCTCGCCACGCTGGTCACCCCGACGTTCGTCGCGCGCTGGGGCCGGTTCGCCACGGCCAATGGCGCGCTCGCCGCCGCCGCACTGGTGCAGCTGTGTGGCATCGGCCTGCAGCTGCCGGTGATGACGGTGTGCGGCTTCCTGCTCGGCGCCCTGGGCCAGGTGGTCAAGCTGTGCGCGGACACCGCCATGCAGATCGACGTGGACGACGCGCTGCGCGGCCACGTCTTCACCGTGCAGGACTCGTTGTTCTGGGTGTCGTTCATCGCCGCGATCGCCGCATCGGCGGCCGTCATCCCGGACGACGGCCACTCGGTGGGCCTCGCTGCCGCGGGCGCGGTGGCCTACCTGCTCGGGCTCGCCGGGCACGCCTACGTCGGCAGGCGCACCAGACCGGGAACCTCGCCGGTCTAG